The following are from one region of the Stigmatella ashevillena genome:
- a CDS encoding MXAN_2756 family trypsin-like serine endoprotease translates to MMPRLLVLILGFSLAAHASNAGRPTRADMQRVMELHARSVVRVHGPRRAGPGVIVGSQGQVLTSVEHVSLEAAEVEFGGQRLVGAVVLAHAALKIAVVAAPRGSYPSVPVKVLPEGLDGQWLIGVVAGRRKQDARPFTAVARHANAPFVDLDLPLAPGSPLFDSEGRLVAVVVQLRPGGCRALPLASIQRQLAPPAVTP, encoded by the coding sequence TTGATGCCTCGCCTCCTTGTCCTGATTCTCGGTTTCAGCCTCGCGGCCCATGCCTCCAACGCCGGGCGCCCCACGCGCGCGGACATGCAGCGGGTGATGGAGCTGCATGCGCGCTCGGTGGTCCGCGTCCACGGTCCCCGCCGCGCCGGGCCGGGGGTCATCGTGGGCAGCCAGGGCCAGGTGCTCACCTCCGTGGAGCACGTCAGCCTGGAGGCCGCGGAGGTGGAGTTCGGCGGTCAGCGGCTCGTGGGCGCGGTGGTGCTCGCCCACGCCGCCCTGAAGATCGCCGTCGTGGCGGCCCCCCGCGGCTCCTACCCTTCTGTGCCCGTGAAGGTGCTCCCCGAAGGGCTGGACGGGCAGTGGCTCATCGGGGTCGTCGCGGGCAGGCGCAAGCAGGACGCCCGGCCCTTCACCGCCGTGGCCCGGCATGCCAACGCGCCCTTCGTGGACCTGGACCTGCCGCTCGCCCCGGGCAGCCCCCTCTTCGACTCCGAGGGACGCCTGGTCGCGGTGGTGGTCCAGCTCCGCCCGGGGGGATGCCGGGCATTGCCCCTGGCCTCCATCCAGCGCCAACTCGCCCCCCCTGCGGTGACCCCATGA
- a CDS encoding serine/threonine protein kinase: MRITKRALLCLCGALLLTTSFGCTATGPGRATIRPDGTPGPEECPEEALKAMRYLQLAVGDSALVTLDVNQTDTTPITLYEGPVESMVEDKLGPLESPARLYGRVWTDGPQVVIRYYAAQHAGGNRVPLCAVARLAQGQLKKLPGSKPGMAIVEFSVAAVYIVDEFR; this comes from the coding sequence ATGCGGATCACCAAGCGTGCCCTGTTGTGCCTGTGCGGTGCCCTCCTACTGACGACGTCCTTTGGCTGCACGGCCACCGGGCCCGGACGGGCAACCATTCGCCCAGATGGGACCCCCGGACCCGAGGAGTGCCCAGAAGAGGCCCTCAAGGCGATGCGGTACCTACAACTCGCGGTGGGTGATTCCGCTCTTGTGACACTCGACGTGAACCAGACCGACACCACCCCCATCACTCTCTACGAAGGGCCGGTTGAGAGCATGGTGGAAGACAAACTCGGTCCTCTTGAATCGCCAGCACGGCTGTACGGCCGGGTTTGGACGGATGGCCCCCAGGTTGTCATTCGCTACTACGCAGCACAGCACGCCGGGGGCAACAGGGTGCCTCTCTGCGCGGTAGCCCGGCTGGCGCAGGGCCAACTCAAGAAGCTCCCCGGCTCCAAGCCAGGAATGGCCATCGTCGAATTCTCTGTGGCGGCGGTCTACATCGTCGACGAGTTCCGGTGA
- the mrtX gene encoding myxosortase MrtX: protein MSRPLGAPWRLSAVQEVGVLWALGFLGIILSFLLFGGSSIPKLVATLGFLYLPVVAMRWRDEDYRDYGLTLRAWRQDTRLFLLMCLIVGPLFFLGFYLWVEVLPHLPPELKRLLSPHRGTAHFTPQLPPRFGEWVIDQLFVVALPEEFFYRGYMQSRLRDAWPQGRKVLGARLGPAFWVTAALFALGHLAIFQAWRLAVFFPALLFGWMRERTGTVLGAALFHAACNLYIRFLEVSFFGA from the coding sequence ATGAGCCGCCCCCTCGGCGCGCCCTGGCGCCTGTCCGCCGTCCAGGAGGTGGGCGTCCTGTGGGCCCTGGGCTTCCTGGGCATCATCCTCTCCTTCCTGCTCTTTGGCGGCAGCAGCATCCCCAAGCTGGTGGCCACGCTGGGCTTTCTCTACCTGCCGGTCGTCGCCATGCGCTGGCGGGACGAGGACTACCGAGACTACGGCCTCACCCTGCGCGCCTGGCGCCAGGACACGCGGCTGTTTCTCCTCATGTGCCTCATCGTCGGGCCCCTGTTCTTCCTGGGCTTTTACCTCTGGGTGGAGGTGTTGCCGCACCTGCCCCCCGAGCTGAAGCGGCTCCTCTCGCCGCACCGGGGAACCGCCCACTTCACGCCCCAGTTGCCCCCCCGCTTCGGGGAGTGGGTCATCGATCAACTCTTCGTCGTGGCGCTGCCCGAGGAGTTCTTCTACCGGGGCTACATGCAGTCGCGGCTGCGGGATGCATGGCCTCAGGGCCGCAAGGTGCTGGGAGCACGGCTGGGCCCCGCCTTCTGGGTGACCGCGGCGCTCTTCGCCCTCGGGCACCTGGCCATCTTCCAGGCCTGGCGGCTGGCCGTCTTCTTTCCCGCCCTGCTGTTCGGTTGGATGCGCGAGCGCACCGGCACCGTCCTGGGCGCGGCGCTCTTCCACGCCGCCTGCAACCTCTACATCCGCTTCCTGGAAGTCTCCTTCTTCGGAGCCTGA